cgcgcgcctgcgcgaggaggcggagcgcgcgagccccgcgtcgcgccgccgcgcatcgccgtcgcgccgcctcccgtcctcgggcgacgggcgcacaccaaagcggcgcagcacgatgAACTCGCGCGAGATTGGCGAAAATGGCTGGGAGCCGATTCCccccgagctgctcgtggACGGGGCAGAAAGCGGCGGGGGGACGACAGCGAGTCGCCCGAAGATagcgtgcgcaagcgcaagcgcagccCGCACGAGCCGTCGgtcagcgacgaggccgcgagcgagtctgcggccgagctcgccaagcggcgcaagaCCCAAgagccgcgccgcgacgagcgccgcaagggcgacacgccgcagccggAGGCCCGcaaggagaagaaggacgaAAAGTCCAAGCACCCCAACCAGTACACCTACCGCAAAgagccgccgccccgccgcgacgcccgccgcgGGCGCGAGACGGGCAGCCGtgccggcacgccgcagccggacgcgccgcccaagggggggacgtcggcgctgcccgagcacctgcagcacctcgcgtACCTCCTCCCGCCGTTTATCGGCGAAGAAGAgacgccgccggtgcccgacgcgccccgcgccggcctgcCCGAGCCACTGGCGCTTACGACGCcgatcgacgcggcgacCAAGATCCGATACCCCCAGAAGCGCATGACGCTCGGCGAAAtgcgcaagcgcgtgcgcaccatCAGCGAGTACGTTACGCGTGTCCAGATCGAGGCCGTGGAGCGCGcgaagcgcgtgcagctgctgcgGGCTGTGCGGTCCGAGCCGCCCGAGGACGAtgtcggcgcgacgccgctgagcatgcagctcgtcgagcagctcacCAACGACATCAccgcggtgcagcgccgcctctcGAGCGGGCCGAcgggcgaggaggaggatgCATAGTGCCGtagcgcgcgagcggcgctctTTGTCCAACGTGACCGACGATCCTCCCGATCGCCCGAtagacgctgcgcctctttttcGCTGCGATGCGCTTGGAgccggcgacgcacgcgccggccccgcgcgcctcgggcacgcccgagtcgctggACGGGGTGGCTGGCGAGCCCAAGACGAGCACGTTCGAGATCCCTGTGCCCCCGAACGGGGTGCtgacggcgcggcgcgagttTGAGCTGccccgccgcctgctcgacacgcacgaGCAGCGGTGTGCGCGGCTACGGATGCGTGCAAAGCCCGCGTTCTACCACACGATCAAGCGCAACAGGTTCGTGTCGCGTGTGCGCATGTACGGCACGACGCAGCCGTGCCAGTGCGACCCCGCCACGGGCAACTGCGGCGAGTCGTGCATGAACCGCATGATGCAGATCGTCTGCCACCCGCGGACGTGCCCGTGCGggtcgcggtgcacgaACGGGAGCCTGGGAAagcgccctgcgccggagCTGCAGGTGGCCTACGTACGTCTCTCTACTAACGCAGTACGGCAAACGCGGATTTGGGCTCCGCACGCCggtcgcggtgcaggccGGCGACTTTCTCGGCGAGTACTGCGGCGAGCTCATCGATATccccgaggccgcgcgccgcgtgcacgACTTTTACCAGCACACGCAGAACTACTACTTTGTGGACTacgacgcgtcggcggGGGAGATGCTCGACGCAGGCCTCCGGGGCAACAAGATCCGCTTTGTGAACCACAGCGTACGTGGGcgcgctgacgcagtgtGAGCCGAATTGCAAGATTGAAAAATGGCTCGTCAGCGGCCAGGAGCAGGACCGCAACGCCGAGTTCcagctcggcctctttgcgATCCGCGACATTGCCGCGGGCGAGGAACTCTCGTACAATTACGGTACGTCCCATGTCTCACACAGGCTGGTCAGCATTCAaggcggccgtcgtcggccccgacggcaaggtcgtcgccgccgaaaAATGCtactgcggcgcgccgagctgcaccgGTGTCCTGGGACGGGGGCGGAAAGGCAAGCGGGCAtacgcggtcgacgcgcccaTGGCCCTGATTCCCCCGGAGTCGTCCACGGAAAGCTCGCCGTCACCGGCACAGTCATCGCGTGCGCTCCCCGACACGGACGTAGACACGGccagcgtgtcgagcggcgacagcgtgcgtgcgtcgcgccgccgcatgcgTGTCGTCCCGCTGCGGTACGCCGACCAGGACGCGCTAGACGCactgcacgccgaggcagCCGTCATCGGCaccagcacgccgccgctgcgggGCAGCGGAcgtggccgcggccgcggccggggGCGCGGACGCAGCGTGTCTGGGCCGCTCGGACATGCCGCACAAGAGCCCCACCCCGTCAACGGCCGGCGTGTCGTCTCGGAGCGGggccgcgggcgcgggcgtgggcgtgggcgcgggcgagggcgcggcggccgtgcggccAGCACGCAAACGAtgcgcgctgcagacgaCGCATCGGAGCGTGCTGCGTCGCTGCCCGATGCCCCGCTGCTGGCcgcccgtgcgccgctcgtgcccTCGTCGCCACTCGCTGTGCGcaagccgcggcgcacgatcAAGCCCAAGATTCCCTTTGACGAGACCGAGCCTCTGTACCGCccctcggcgcgcgagaGTCCGTCGCgtgcgagctcgtcgctgagcgacctgtcgagtgcgccgccgtcgcccggcTCGGACACGGGCGACTGGAAGCGTGTGCCCCGCGTGGTGCacacgccgacggccgcgctgcccgagacgccgccCGATTCCGACGACTCGGCGCGGCTTGCGTCGGTGCCGCatgccggcggcgcgctccccAAGCGCCCCCGTGGGCGCCCACGCAAGTACCCCCGGCTGGACCCCGACCAAGTCAAGCTGCGCATCCCTGCGGCTACGATGATGTATATACCCCCCACCGACCCCCCCGGTGTGCGGCTGCCTCCGCTTGCGTCGCCCCCTGAtccgctgcagctcgtcgccggcgtcgcgtttACGCTGAcgcccgacgagctcgatgcgatcgccgcgcccgagcaccggcggcgtggccgCCCCCTCACGCGCCCCCTGCATGCCCTGGGCCAGCCGCAGCGctggcggcggctgcgcccccccggacgaggaggcggccGTCCGCGCCCTGTTGTAGCACGTGGCCTCCACCGTAAAATTTTTCTCCGCCATGACCACTTCGCTCGCCTCGCAGCTGGCTGggcttgcggcgcagcaggcgtcgcgccaagaaggcgcgacgtcgctgcgtgtgcGTGAGTCGTATCTATTTACACCCCGTGctgctgccgagcaggacTTTGTCACGgtgcatgcgctcggcgtgacGGGCTGGGAGCAGCTCGTGAACGAAGATGCGTCGCTCGGTGCGTGGCGCCATGCGGACCTGCTGTTTGGCGAGGAGAGtgtgcacctcgaccgcgGGACGGTGCCTGCGTCGGAGAACAAGacgatcgacgaggcgagcgaggAGCTGCTCTACCTCCTCGGCCCGGTGCTcctctcgcgcagcgccgccaaGGTCATCGAGTGGTtggtgcgccgctttgCGCTCCACCGCCATGTGCCggtggcgctcgtgcgcgcaTTCCTGCCGTTTCACACCACACCGCAGTTTGCACGCAtcctgcagctcgtgccgctcgaccgcgtgcCAAGCCTGCACTTTCTCCAGGCCGCCAAAAAGGCCCAGACGCCGCTGCCCACCTCGGTGCTCGTGCAGGCGATGGGCAACCTggacgtgctgcgcctcgttgcgcagacgcgcacgccgctcccGGGCGTGCACCGCTTCCCGGTGACGTTTTGGACCGCAACGCTTGTGCAGTTCTGCCTGcacgccaagcgccgcaagcgcgcgggcgacgcgcaggccgtgctcgcAATCCTCCTCCCGGACGCCATGCGCCTCCTCcaggcgccggtcgacaccgaggccgccgtcggcgcgctaATGGTCCTCTGCTCGATCAGCACGGCCTATGCGCTGAGCGCAAACGCGGTGCgtggcctgctcgagggcgtcgcgcgcctcgcagACACGCCGTCCCCGACGCTGGCACGCGCCATGGTCGCGTGCTGCTTTGCCctgtgcgcctcgccagAGGACGCGGGCGAGGCGTTTGCGTCCGAGCCGCGCCTCCTCTCGGACGCCACGCTCCGCGGCCTCCTCCAGCTCCcggagctcggcgcacaggtgctgcgtgcgctgcgtgagcacgacgtgcgccgctttgtcgcgcagctgctcgcggcACTCAGCGACCACCTCGACCAGgacgacgcacgcgcgctcctcgaggtgctcctcgacgccgagctcccCGAGGGCCTCGTCCAGTCCACGTGCGAGCGCCTGATTACGAGCGACAAGACGTGGGTACCCAAGatcgaggtgctcgcgacgctgcgccagcgccgccccgccgcgctggacgcggcgctggaccGCGTTCGCGCGGCGAACGAAGGCAAGGCCTGGGCGGTGCTcagcgccgtgctgcaccACCACGCCACCGGCAGCGTCCCGCAGCAGAGCGCCACGGACAGCACCGCGCTGtggctcggcgtgcagagtggcgacgcgacgcagcgcctgctcacgctccaggagctctttgcggcggtgcgccgcggcgcggtgcgcgccgaggacacgctcgtcgccgacgcggtgcatgccgcgctcgccgagccgacgctgccgaTCCTCGAGGCAATGtacgccgaggacgagctgctgcgtgcggcgctcgcgccggatgcgctcctgtcggcgatcgtcgcgcgcctcgcgcacgaaGTCGCCCCGAAAGAGTACAAGCTGCATGTGCGCTtctgcgtcgcgctcggcgacaccacgcccgcgctcgcggcgcgcgtctggGAGGCGGTCGTCTGGCCGTTCCTCCTGCCGAGCCCCCACGCCAAGatggccgcgccggcggtcgacgcggtgcgcggcgccaccggcgccctggcgccgtacgcgcgcgtgctgcgcgacgtgccgccgccgtccgaGTGCGTTCCGTACGTTGCgggcctcgtcgcgggcctgctcgaggtgctcgcctcggcgccggcggccgagcaggagcgcctcgcggcctTTTACctgagcgccgccgaggcgccggtgagccgcggcggcgcgctcgccctgctcgtccttgcccaggcgctcgcgcacaaGTCGCTGGGCGCGCTGTGGCACAGCGTGGCGTTCctcagcgccgcgctcgtgcgccgccaccAGCTGCtggcgggcgacgcggacaTTCTCTTGAGCGAGAgtgtcgaggcggtgctccCGCCcgtgctgcacggcctctcgcgccggagcgtgcgcctgctgggTCTGCAGCTCATGTACGCGAttgtgcagcgcatgccgGTGCCTGGCGACGCGTCCCTCTTTATtgccgtgcagcagcgtgctgcgccggacgcgcaGCTCATCTGGCACGTCTTCCAGACGCTGCATGCGCCTGGTGTCGGGCacgtcgcgagcgagacgctcgcgccggtgctgtacgcgcgcctcggccaagaggcgctcgcgctcctcgccggtATCTGGTCGATGGAGTCGGCGCCCGGCAAGGACGTtggcacgctgcgtgccgcgctcgacgcgcagaCCTCGGTGTACGTGCCAGGGAGCGAcgtggccgagcgcctgcttgcggtgcgccacgccacggcgctcgtgcgccacgcgacgcacaaaaagacgccgctcgacctgcAGACGCTTTTGCCGAGCCTCTTTCTCCTGCTGCAAGAGCCCGTGCCGGTGCTCAGGGAtgccggcgcgcagctcctcgtggcgcttgcggcgctgaacgccgcggcgcccctCCCTGCGCCGATCTACGGCTACGAGGCGGTGTACGGCGCGgaggcgtcggcgccgctgcagtacctcgacggcgactcGTACATGCAGTACGtgtcggcgctcgcggccgacgcgtcgacgtacgTCAACGACcccgactcgctcgcggccgcgcacgccgtggcgctcgcTGGGTCGAAAAAGGACCAGGtggtgctgcgcaaccgCGTGCTGTGCTACGTGCTGAGCCACGCCGTGTGCTGGGACTCGCTCCAcgcacgcacggcgctcctgcgtgcggtgcaccgcgtcgcggcgccgtgcaagctgcagacgctgctgccgctcgtcgaggcgtcggtcgccgcgccgctgcccgcCGAGCCCCGGCGCGACACGTACCTCGACCTGCTCTTTGCGTGCTACGAAGGCGGCTCGATCGAGCGCAGCTCCTGGGCGGCGTTCCTCCAGGCGCTccagagcgacgcgccgagcggcctGCAGACCGCTGCGctccatgcgctcgaccgcatcTTTCTTGCGCTCAcgcccgagctgcgtgaAGAGGCGTTCCTTGCGCTGGccacgacgctcgccaaCCCCAAGAtccgcggcacgcccgaggcggcggcggcgctgcgcacgctgcccGTGTCCGATGGTGTGCTggtcgccgtgctgcgtacgctccttgcgtcgctgggcgaggtcgacgaggagcgcagccgcaagcgtgcgcgctccgacgacgaggcggtgcgcggtgcggcggtcgtccTGATCACGGTGCTGGAGAGCGTGCAgagccgcacgctcggcatgagcgcggcgcttgtcgcggcgctctttgacgTGGTGCGCGCCGGGATCGCGCTGCACACCACGGTCCTCTTTAACGCGGAGTATgtcctgcagctcgcgatGCAGAGCCTGTGTGCCATGTTTGACCACGTCACGTCGCTCCCTGCGGACGttgcgcaggtcgtgcGTGCGGACACGATCGTGAGCGCGATCAAGATCTCGAGCAACACGCAGAGCATCAACCACGCGATCCTCCTCCTGAcgcgctttgcgcgcctcgacgcggagctGGTGCTGCACAACATCATGCCGATCTTTACGTTTGTCGGCCTGtcggtgctgcagcgcgacgaccgctTCACCCTGTCGGTGGTCGagcagacgctgcgcagcatcaTCCCCGCGTTTGTCaacgcggtgcgcccgcAGGTCGTCAatgcgcaggacgcgcgcctcgcgctctggctcgagacgcgctcgctcctgcgcaTCTTTTCGGACGCCGCATCGCACATTCcccgccaccgccgccagGTCTTTTTCCGGCTgctggtcgacgtgctcggcgcgcccgacTTTCTCGCGCCAGTCGCGATGCTCCTCGCggaccgcgcggcgcaccgcgtggGCAAGTCGGtgggcagcgccgcgtcgctgctccagctcccgctcggtgtgctgcgctccgagccaagcgacgtgcgcctccATGCCATCGACCAGATCTGGCCGGAAATCCAGCGGCTGTACCAGGGCCACGCGGCCTTCCTCGAGGTCACGCCCAAGCGCGAGTACTCGGAGGAGCACCTGTCGCCCGCCAAGCAGGCACtcacgctcctcgccctgatcgagcacgcgctgccgagccaggcggcggacgcggaGCCGTGCGTGTGGCACGCGCTCTGCACGCTCCCCGCCGACGGCCccggccgcgaggcgctggcgcgcgtgctcaaggcgtcggtgcgcctcTTGTCCGACGCGTCGTTCCTGCGCATCGTGTGCATGCTCCTCcgcgcggagcgcacgccccCGCCGGGCTGCAATGgcgccgtgccgggcgCCGTGCCCGACGCCGAGATGCAGGCGAcgggccttgcgctcctcgccgcgcggcccgtgtcggacgaggcggtgcaccgcgcgctACTCGACGTGtgggccgccgcgccggccagcgacctcggcaaggacgcgctcgcggcgctgcacgcgagCATCGCCCAGGGTGCGTCGCCCGACCtgctgccgccgctgctcaCCGCGTGCGACTCGCCGCAGGTGCtccgcgtgctcggcgacctggtCGGCCACCTCGGcgtcaaggcgctcgcgcacctcaCGACGCTGGtgcacgctgcggcggacgccgcgcagcgcagcgatgcggcgcacgtcgccgcgggccttgcgctccttgcgtcgctcttccgcgcgctgccgcagtTTATGCATGCGTACGTCGAAAAGGCCGTGCGTGTACTGAGCGACGGATCGGTGCATGCCCTAATCAAgggccgcgcgagcggcgtgcgcgccgcgcaccgtaTCCTGCAGGACGTGGTCGTGAAGCGCATGCCGTttggcacgctcctcgacgcgctcaacGGCGTGTGGGCCGAGTCGTACGAGCCCGCGCACCTCTTGACcctcctgcagctcggcgtaAAGGGGATGGACAAGGCcgcggtgcagcagcaCTACAAGGCCGTCTTTCGCTTCCTCCTGCGCGCgtttgcgctgcaggaAAAGAGGGGCGTCGACGCATCGATCGCcaccgcgcccgagcgcgcgaTTGGCGTGTACattgcgctggcgctcaaGCTGAGCGAGTCGCAGTTCCGCCCGCTCTTTTTGCGCACCTATGACTGGGCCGcggtcgacctgctcgaggagggcgaGCCGGAGCAGGGTGCAGTGTACGCGCGCGCACTCGTGCTGTACACGCTCCTCacgcgcctcctcgacgagctgaaAGGCATGGTCTCGGCGTACTTTGCGGTGGTCTACGACCACGTGCTTCGTCTCCTGGACCagagcgcggcggacgagacgtgcgcgacgccgctctGGTACGCGGTCGTGCACAGCGTCACGGCGTGTGCGGACGCAGACGAAGGCACGTTCTggaacgcgtcgcgcgccgcgcgcctcgtcaagCCGCTCCTGGCCCAGCTGccggcgatcggcgcggaGGACGCCAAGGCGACGAACGCggtcgccaaggccgcgctcgctgtCGCCGAGACCGTGCCGGACGACGTGTACCTGCGCGCGCTCAACACCGAGGTGATGAAGCACGcgggcagcgcgtcgctcgcagTGCGCGTCCACGCCCTGCATgtcgccgcctcggtctgggcggcgcacggcgtgAACCTGCTGGCCTTTGTGCCCGAGaccgtcgcgcagctctccgagctcctcgacgacgtcgaTCCCCGCGcagcctcggccgcgctcaAGCTCCGCCGCGAaatcgaggcggcgctcggcgagccgctcgactCGTACCTCGAGTAGACCCGTAGAAGATGTGGAGGTACTACGAAGCTGGATGcaggcctcggcgccggtgcgcggtGTGAAGGGGCTCTTTCCTTTGCTGCGCAAGAATGCGCTCGAGTGCCTCCAGCCCCTGGAGCGGTACTATGGGCTGAAACTGGCGCGGATCGCGAtcgacgcgacgctgctCACGCAAAAGTTTTTTTATGCGgacacgtcgccggccggGCACCTCAAAGGGTTTGCGCATGTCATTACCGCGCTGAAGCGCgtacgcgcgacgccgatcaTGGTATTCGACCACCCCACAGCGCGCCTTCCGGAAAAGATGCAGGAGCACAAACGGCGCTTGGACCTGCGGGCGCTGAATGCGTTCCGGTGCAAGGTCGAAGCATCGCGCAGtccgcgcctcgacgcgctcctgcacGCGGTCGACATGTACGAGCAGCTGCATCCGATGCAGCGCTGGGACGTGAGCTTTGCGCTGTgcggcgagccggtgcgcaaagacgacgcgctgctcgccgagctgctcgccgaggcggccgccggctttgggtgcgtgccgagcgcgccgggaggcgcgcgcgtatgccgcgtgcacgagccatacgaggcggcgcacgatcCCGATATACCCCTGTACACCGAGGCCAACGAGGAGCTGGACAACGAAGAGTACTACACGGAAAACCAGCCGTTTGAGCTCCcgagcccggcgcggcTCTGGAGCAAGCACCGGGTCGTGGCGGCGGtacgtgcgctgcgcgcggcctcgtaCGAGGAGCGCCAAACGCTCACCGAGTCCATGACCGAGTCCGCGACCCAGCGCACCTACCGCTGGGTCGAGGAGAATATCTACCGCTCGCTGCAGTTGAACCGCGTCGGGGACGACGGGCGGCTCTTTGTCTATCTGCCCGAACGTTTGCAGAACGTCTTGCCGTcgtacgccgcggcgtggctCCGCAAGAAGAGCGCCGACCTCCTTGCGTCGTACCTTGCGCggacgcgcgtgccggcgccggaAATGTATACCCAGTGCATCGAGCTGTGCCgcatgctcgacgtgcccgTCTttgtcgtcggcgacggctcgccgaccggcggcgaggtgctgcacgaggccgaggcgttTGCCAGCTCTCTCGTCGCACAGGGCTTTGCGGACATGGTCGCAAGCGAAGACAGCGACGTCTTGCTCTACCACGTCCCTCTGCTGCGTGGGCTCGGCAGTCAAGTCTATCCGTGCGAGCTGatcgacgcggagcgcatgcgcgccgccctcTTTCCGGACGACTCGGAaaagcggcgccgcgcaaagctgcaccagctcgcACTGCTGTGCGGCACCGACTTTAACCGCTCCGTGCCGCTCCTCGGGCCGGTCAGTGCCTACCGCGAGCTTAGGTTTTTCGGCTcgatcgagcgcatccTTGCAAGGACCAAGTTCCGGCCGCCGGGAGGGCTGACGCGCGCGCAatacctcgccgagctccagcCTGCACTGCACGTCTTTGAGCATCCCCcggacgtcgcggcgctcgcgcagaaTGCGGGCCTCGTgccgaccgcgccgagcggcgcctttGCGCCGGCCTGGGCCAAGTTTCTGCGCACGTATCCCACGCCGGTcccggcgcccgccgcatTCGATCCGAGCGAGACGATCGCCTACtttgccgcgcacggcgt
The sequence above is a segment of the Malassezia japonica chromosome 6, complete sequence genome. Coding sequences within it:
- the CTI6 gene encoding Histone deacetylase complex subunit (EggNog:ENOG503NYTJ; COG:S); protein product: MDERKSEEREAERLDAAPRDDASESGEAEIKPEAHGDELEDDVQTTPRRSRRTHLPEESDSDLKDEDEEGGGDEGVTRCVCGSTDENVGLMIQCETCKCWQHCACMGMHTEDDCPDVYYCEQCKPENHIELLRSLGFLPSPKSAKRNRGRGSAKETARELKEAKDAIRALALDNAARLREEAERASPASRRRASPSRRLPSSGDGRTPKRRSTMNSREIGENGWEPIPPELLRRGDDSESPEDSVRKRKRSPHEPSVSDEAASESAAELAKRRKTQEPRRDERRKGDTPQPEARKEKKDEKSKHPNQYTYRKEPPPRRDARRGRETGSRAGTPQPDAPPKGGTSALPEHLQHLAYLLPPFIGEEETPPVPDAPRAGLPEPLALTTPIDAATKIRYPQKRMTLGEMRKRVRTISEYVTRVQIEAVERAKRVQLLRAVRSEPPEDDVGATPLSMQLVEQLTNDITAVQRRLSSGPTGEEEDA
- a CDS encoding uncharacterized protein (COG:K; EggNog:ENOG503NYRQ), encoding MRLEPATHAPAPRASGTPESLDGVAGEPKTSTFEIPVPPNGVLTARREFELPRRLLDTHEQRCARLRMRAKPAFYHTIKRNRFVSRVRMYGTTQPCQCDPATGNCGESCMNRMMQIVCHPRTCPCGSRCTNGSLGKRPAPELQVAYYGKRGFGLRTPVAVQAGDFLGEYCGELIDIPEAARRVHDFYQHTQNYYFVDYDASAGEMLDAGLRGNKIRFVNHSCEPNCKIEKWLVSGQEQDRNAEFQLGLFAIRDIAAGEELSYNYGWSAFKAAVVGPDGKVVAAEKCYCGAPSCTGVLGRGRKGKRAYAVDAPMALIPPESSTESSPSPAQSSRALPDTDVDTASVSSGDSVRASRRRMRVVPLRYADQDALDALHAEAAVIGTSTPPLRGSGRGRGRGRGRGRSVSGPLGHAAQEPHPVNGRRVVSERGRGRGRGRGRGRGRGGRAASTQTMRAADDASERAASLPDAPLLAARAPLVPSSPLAVRKPRRTIKPKIPFDETEPLYRPSARESPSRASSSLSDLSSAPPSPGSDTGDWKRVPRVVHTPTAALPETPPDSDDSARLASVPHAGGALPKRPRGRPRKYPRLDPDQVKLRIPAATMMYIPPTDPPGVRLPPLASPPDPLQLVAGVAFTLTPDELDAIAAPEHRRRGRPLTRPLAGGGCAPPDEEAAVRALL
- the UTP10 gene encoding snoRNA-binding rRNA-processing protein utp10 (EggNog:ENOG503NV87; COG:S): MTTSLASQLAGLAAQQASRQEGATSLRVRESYLFTPRAAAEQDFVTVHALGVTGWEQLVNEDASLGAWRHADLLFGEESVHLDRGTVPASENKTIDEASEELLYLLGPVLLSRSAAKVIEWLVRRFALHRHVPVALVRAFLPFHTTPQFARILQLVPLDRVPSLHFLQAAKKAQTPLPTSVLVQAMGNLDVLRLVAQTRTPLPGVHRFPVTFWTATLVQFCLHAKRRKRAGDAQAVLAILLPDAMRLLQAPVDTEAAVGALMVLCSISTAYALSANAVRGLLEGVARLADTPSPTLARAMVACCFALCASPEDAGEAFASEPRLLSDATLRGLLQLPELGAQVLRALREHDVRRFVAQLLAALSDHLDQDDARALLEVLLDAELPEGLVQSTCERLITSDKTWVPKIEVLATLRQRRPAALDAALDRVRAANEGKAWAVLSAVLHHHATGSVPQQSATDSTALWLGVQSGDATQRLLTLQELFAAVRRGAVRAEDTLVADAVHAALAEPTLPILEAMYAEDELLRAALAPDALLSAIVARLAHEVAPKEYKLHVRFCVALGDTTPALAARVWEAVVWPFLLPSPHAKMAAPAVDAVRGATGALAPYARVLRDVPPPSECVPYVAGLVAGLLEVLASAPAAEQERLAAFYLSAAEAPVSRGGALALLVLAQALAHKSLGALWHSVAFLSAALVRRHQLLAGDADILLSESVEAVLPPVLHGLSRRSVRLLGLQLMYAIVQRMPVPGDASLFIAVQQRAAPDAQLIWHVFQTLHAPGVGHVASETLAPVLYARLGQEALALLAGIWSMESAPGKDVGTLRAALDAQTSVYVPGSDVAERLLAVRHATALVRHATHKKTPLDLQTLLPSLFLLLQEPVPVLRDAGAQLLVALAALNAAAPLPAPIYGYEAVYGAEASAPLQYLDGDSYMQYVSALAADASTYVNDPDSLAAAHAVALAGSKKDQVVLRNRVLCYVLSHAVCWDSLHARTALLRAVHRVAAPCKLQTLLPLVEASVAAPLPAEPRRDTYLDLLFACYEGGSIERSSWAAFLQALQSDAPSGLQTAALHALDRIFLALTPELREEAFLALATTLANPKIRGTPEAAAALRTLPVSDGVLVAVLRTLLASLGEVDEERSRKRARSDDEAVRGAAVVLITVLESVQSRTLGMSAALVAALFDVVRAGIALHTTVLFNAEYVLQLAMQSLCAMFDHVTSLPADVAQVVRADTIVSAIKISSNTQSINHAILLLTRFARLDAELVLHNIMPIFTFVGLSVLQRDDRFTLSVVEQTLRSIIPAFVNAVRPQVVNAQDARLALWLETRSLLRIFSDAASHIPRHRRQVFFRLLVDVLGAPDFLAPVAMLLADRAAHRVGKSVGSAASLLQLPLGVLRSEPSDVRLHAIDQIWPEIQRLYQGHAAFLEVTPKREYSEEHLSPAKQALTLLALIEHALPSQAADAEPCVWHALCTLPADGPGREALARVLKASVRLLSDASFLRIVCMLLRAERTPPPGCNGAVPGAVPDAEMQATGLALLAARPVSDEAVHRALLDVWAAAPASDLGKDALAALHASIAQGASPDLLPPLLTACDSPQVLRVLGDLVGHLGVKALAHLTTLVHAAADAAQRSDAAHVAAGLALLASLFRALPQFMHAYVEKAVRVLSDGSVHALIKGRASGVRAAHRILQDVVVKRMPFGTLLDALNGVWAESYEPAHLLTLLQLGVKGMDKAAVQQHYKAVFRFLLRAFALQEKRGVDASIATAPERAIGVYIALALKLSESQFRPLFLRTYDWAAVDLLEEGEPEQGAVYARALVLYTLLTRLLDELKGMVSAYFAVVYDHVLRLLDQSAADETCATPLWYAVVHSVTACADADEGTFWNASRAARLVKPLLAQLPAIGAEDAKATNAVAKAALAVAETVPDDVYLRALNTEVMKHAGSASLAVRVHALHVAASVWAAHGVNLLAFVPETVAQLSELLDDVDPRAASAALKLRREIEAALGEPLDSYLE
- a CDS encoding uncharacterized protein (COG:L; EggNog:ENOG503P650), with product MQASAPVRGVKGLFPLLRKNALECLQPLERYYGLKLARIAIDATLLTQKFFYADTSPAGHLKGFAHVITALKRVRATPIMVFDHPTARLPEKMQEHKRRLDLRALNAFRCKVEASRSPRLDALLHAVDMYEQLHPMQRWDVSFALCGEPVRKDDALLAELLAEAAAGFGCVPSAPGGARVCRVHEPYEAAHDPDIPLYTEANEELDNEEYYTENQPFELPSPARLWSKHRVVAAVRALRAASYEERQTLTESMTESATQRTYRWVEENIYRSLQLNRVGDDGRLFVYLPERLQNVLPSYAAAWLRKKSADLLASYLARTRVPAPEMYTQCIELCRMLDVPVFVVGDGSPTGGEVLHEAEAFASSLVAQGFADMVASEDSDVLLYHVPLLRGLGSQVYPCELIDAERMRAALFPDDSEKRRRAKLHQLALLCGTDFNRSVPLLGPVSAYRELRFFGSIERILARTKFRPPGGLTRAQYLAELQPALHVFEHPPDVAALAQNAGLVPTAPSGAFAPAWAKFLRTYPTPVPAPAAFDPSETIAYFAAHGVEKPELDRVIRPTKW